The Emcibacter nanhaiensis genome has a window encoding:
- the cobS gene encoding cobaltochelatase subunit CobS — translation MTVSGSEQSYTDLPDIKVNVRQVFGIDSDMEVPAFAETDEHVPDLDENYIFDHDTTLAILAGFAYNRRVMIQGYHGTGKSTHIEQVAARLNWPCIRINLDSHISRIDLVGKDAIVLKDGVQVTEFQEGILPWALQHPTALVFDEYDAGRPDVMFVIQRILEVSGKLTLLDQNKVIRPHPAFRLFATANTIGLGDTSGLYHGTQQINQGQMDRWSIVSTLNYLAHEMEEDIILAKMPSLNSDDGKKLIKQMVQVADLTRNGFINGDISTVMSPRTVLTWAENNAIFNDPAFSFRVTFLNKCDEMERPLVAEYYQRCFGEELPEAAAPGLAGSGPVVN, via the coding sequence TGGAAGTGCCGGCCTTTGCCGAGACGGACGAGCACGTCCCTGATCTGGATGAAAATTATATTTTCGACCATGACACCACCCTCGCCATCCTAGCTGGCTTTGCCTATAACCGCCGGGTGATGATCCAGGGTTACCACGGTACCGGGAAGTCCACCCATATCGAACAGGTCGCCGCGCGCCTCAACTGGCCCTGTATCCGGATCAACCTGGACAGTCACATCAGCCGTATCGACCTGGTGGGCAAGGACGCCATCGTGCTCAAGGACGGGGTACAGGTTACGGAATTCCAGGAAGGGATCCTGCCCTGGGCCCTGCAGCATCCGACCGCCCTGGTATTCGACGAATATGACGCCGGGCGCCCGGACGTGATGTTTGTGATCCAGCGTATCCTGGAAGTGTCCGGCAAGCTGACCCTGCTGGACCAGAACAAGGTGATCCGCCCGCATCCGGCGTTCCGCCTGTTTGCCACCGCCAATACCATCGGCCTCGGCGACACCTCCGGTCTCTATCACGGCACCCAGCAAATCAACCAGGGGCAGATGGACCGCTGGAGCATTGTGTCCACACTTAACTACCTGGCCCATGAGATGGAAGAAGACATCATCCTGGCCAAGATGCCGTCGCTCAACAGCGACGACGGCAAGAAGCTGATCAAGCAGATGGTCCAGGTCGCCGACCTGACCCGCAACGGTTTCATCAACGGCGACATTTCCACCGTTATGTCGCCGCGGACGGTGCTGACCTGGGCGGAAAACAACGCCATTTTCAACGATCCGGCCTTTTCCTTCCGGGTGACCTTCCTCAACAAATGTGACGAGATGGAACGTCCCCTGGTCGCGGAATATTACCAGCGCTGCTTTGGCGAGGAACTGCCGGAAGCGGCCGCTCCGGGTCTCGCCGGCAGCGGACCGGTTGTCAATTAA